A stretch of the Serratia marcescens genome encodes the following:
- the tauB gene encoding taurine ABC transporter ATP-binding subunit, which translates to MLNVNHLSAEYQGRPALRDVSFQIATGQLVVVLGPSGCGKTTLLNLIAGFIEPSAGSITLDGTPVHGPSAERGVVFQHEGLLPWRNVVDNVEFGLQLAGVGKAQRRQVAEQMLQRVGLAGYEQHFIWQLSGGMRQRVGIARALAADPRLLLLDEPFGALDAFTREQMQELLLTIWRETGKQVLLITHDIEEAVFLASELLLLSPGPGQVVERLSLNFGQRYADGEACRAIKSDPEFIAQREYVLGKVFQQREALL; encoded by the coding sequence ATGCTAAACGTCAATCATCTTTCAGCAGAGTATCAGGGGCGGCCCGCGCTGCGTGACGTGTCGTTCCAGATCGCCACCGGGCAACTGGTGGTGGTGCTCGGCCCGTCGGGCTGCGGCAAGACCACGCTGCTGAATTTGATCGCCGGGTTTATCGAGCCTTCAGCTGGCAGCATCACGCTGGATGGAACGCCCGTTCACGGCCCGAGCGCCGAACGGGGCGTGGTGTTCCAGCATGAGGGCTTACTGCCGTGGCGCAACGTGGTGGACAACGTCGAGTTCGGCCTGCAGCTGGCCGGCGTCGGCAAGGCGCAGCGCCGCCAGGTGGCGGAGCAGATGCTGCAGCGCGTGGGGCTGGCGGGGTATGAACAGCACTTTATCTGGCAGCTTTCCGGCGGCATGCGCCAACGCGTCGGCATCGCCCGCGCTCTGGCCGCCGATCCACGGCTGTTGTTGTTGGACGAGCCGTTCGGCGCCCTGGACGCGTTCACCCGCGAGCAAATGCAGGAGCTGTTGCTGACCATTTGGCGTGAGACCGGCAAACAGGTGCTGCTGATCACCCACGATATCGAAGAGGCGGTGTTCCTCGCCAGCGAACTGCTGCTGCTGTCGCCGGGGCCAGGGCAAGTGGTGGAGCGGCTGTCGCTGAACTTCGGCCAACGCTATGCCGACGGCGAAGCCTGCCGCGCCATCAAGTCAGATCCTGAATTTATCGCGCAGCGCGAATACGTGCTGGGCAAAGTTTTCCAACAGCGCGAGGCCTTGCTATGA
- a CDS encoding PhzF family phenazine biosynthesis protein, which produces MAENYYHVVAFTGEGLRGNPAGVCLLTQPLPAARLQAIANEIGLPETSFVWDDGDMTAIRWFTPEREVDLCGHGTLAAAHVMFSAINPALQDIRFRSAGGELFVKRDAQDGERLVLDFPARPPQKVAEPAGLAALLGVQPQEVWQAKALMVVLESEAQVRALRPDIPALIALAERAVIVTAPGDTVDFVSRYFTLDGGEDPVTGSAHCTLMPYWTARLGRHRLHARQMSARGGELFCELQGDRTLLGGYAHVFLRGKIAL; this is translated from the coding sequence ATGGCGGAAAATTATTATCACGTGGTCGCCTTTACCGGTGAAGGGCTGCGCGGCAACCCGGCCGGAGTGTGCCTGCTGACGCAGCCGCTGCCGGCGGCGCGGCTGCAGGCGATCGCCAACGAGATCGGCCTGCCGGAAACCAGCTTTGTCTGGGATGACGGCGACATGACCGCCATCCGCTGGTTTACCCCGGAACGCGAGGTCGATCTTTGCGGCCACGGCACGCTGGCGGCGGCGCATGTGATGTTCAGCGCGATCAATCCGGCGCTGCAGGATATTCGTTTCAGATCGGCCGGCGGCGAGCTGTTCGTCAAGCGCGATGCGCAGGACGGGGAACGGCTGGTGCTCGACTTCCCCGCGCGGCCGCCGCAGAAGGTGGCTGAACCGGCGGGCCTCGCGGCGCTGCTGGGTGTGCAGCCACAGGAGGTGTGGCAGGCGAAAGCGCTGATGGTGGTGCTGGAAAGCGAGGCGCAGGTGCGCGCGCTGCGGCCGGACATTCCGGCGCTGATCGCGTTGGCGGAGCGTGCGGTGATCGTTACCGCGCCGGGTGATACCGTGGACTTCGTGTCGCGCTATTTCACGCTCGACGGCGGTGAAGATCCGGTCACCGGCTCCGCGCACTGCACGCTGATGCCTTACTGGACGGCGCGTCTCGGCCGCCATCGGCTGCATGCGCGGCAGATGTCAGCGCGCGGCGGCGAGCTGTTCTGCGAACTGCAAGGGGATCGCACGCTGCTCGGCGGTTATGCTCATGTGTTCCTGCGCGGAAAGATCGCGCTGTAA
- a CDS encoding LysE family translocator, with the protein MEPSLFLSMLGFLWVAAITPGPNNLLLTTSGANFGFMRSLWLMIGIMLGMQSILLLVAFGVGSLILVYPSLHLSLKILGSLYLLWLAWKVATAAYEKLETDVAPPQPVRLYQGWLLQFLNPKAWLMALGAVASFSLAGDKYNGSIAAIALGILVVNIVAGIIWLAFGTVIGRLLRSKKAWVIFNVSMGLLTAACVLLIWH; encoded by the coding sequence ATGGAACCGAGTTTATTCCTTTCGATGCTGGGCTTCCTGTGGGTCGCCGCCATCACGCCTGGCCCCAATAACCTGCTGTTGACCACCTCTGGCGCCAACTTCGGCTTTATGCGATCGCTGTGGCTGATGATCGGTATCATGCTCGGCATGCAAAGCATTTTGCTGCTGGTGGCCTTCGGCGTCGGCAGCCTGATCCTGGTCTACCCGTCGCTGCACCTGAGCCTGAAAATCCTCGGCAGTTTGTACCTGCTGTGGCTGGCGTGGAAAGTCGCCACCGCCGCCTACGAAAAACTGGAAACCGACGTGGCGCCGCCGCAGCCGGTGCGGCTGTATCAGGGCTGGCTGCTGCAGTTCCTCAATCCGAAAGCCTGGCTGATGGCGCTGGGGGCGGTGGCCAGCTTCAGCCTGGCAGGCGATAAGTACAACGGGTCCATTGCGGCGATCGCGCTGGGCATTTTGGTGGTCAACATCGTCGCCGGCATTATCTGGCTGGCGTTCGGCACCGTGATCGGCCGCCTGCTGCGCAGCAAAAAGGCCTGGGTTATCTTCAACGTTTCCATGGGGTTGTTGACCGCAGCCTGTGTGTTACTGATCTGGCATTAA
- the tauA gene encoding taurine ABC transporter substrate-binding protein codes for MAGKLFSLRNAALLALSLSAASAYAVDVTVAYQTSAEPAKVAQAENSFAKRSGATVDWRKFDSGSSVLRALASGDVQIGNIGSSPLAVAASQKLPIEVFLIASQLGSSEALVVKNDIKSPQDLIGKRIAVPFISTTHYSLLASLKHWGIKPEQVKILNLQPPAIAAAWQRGDIDGAYVWAPVVNELAKQGKVLTDSAQVGEWGSPTLDVWVVRKDFAEKHPDVVTAFAASALQAQKAYLAAPEQWLKDPSHLSTLARLSGVPEAQVPELVKGNRYLPVADQVAQLGQPVDKAIRDTAEFLKQQGKIPQVDSDYSAYVTDRFVKQVQAAPQS; via the coding sequence ATGGCGGGCAAACTCTTTTCCTTACGCAACGCGGCGCTGTTGGCGCTGTCGCTCAGCGCAGCCAGCGCCTACGCGGTGGACGTGACCGTGGCGTACCAGACGTCGGCAGAACCGGCCAAGGTGGCGCAGGCGGAAAACAGCTTCGCCAAACGGTCCGGCGCGACCGTCGACTGGCGTAAGTTCGACAGCGGCTCCAGCGTGCTGCGTGCGCTGGCCTCCGGCGACGTGCAGATCGGCAATATCGGCTCCAGCCCACTGGCGGTGGCCGCCAGTCAGAAACTCCCCATTGAAGTGTTCCTCATCGCCTCGCAGCTCGGCAGCTCCGAAGCGCTGGTGGTGAAGAATGACATCAAAAGCCCGCAGGATCTGATCGGCAAGCGCATTGCGGTGCCGTTTATCTCCACCACCCATTACAGCCTGCTGGCCTCGCTCAAGCATTGGGGCATTAAGCCTGAGCAGGTGAAGATCCTCAATTTGCAGCCGCCGGCCATCGCCGCCGCCTGGCAGCGCGGCGACATCGACGGTGCTTACGTCTGGGCGCCGGTGGTCAACGAACTGGCCAAACAGGGCAAGGTGTTGACCGACTCCGCGCAGGTGGGCGAATGGGGTTCGCCGACGCTGGACGTGTGGGTGGTGCGCAAAGACTTTGCCGAGAAACATCCCGACGTGGTGACCGCCTTTGCCGCCAGCGCCCTGCAGGCGCAAAAGGCCTACCTGGCGGCGCCGGAACAGTGGCTGAAAGATCCAAGCCATCTCAGCACGCTGGCGCGCCTGAGCGGCGTGCCGGAAGCGCAGGTGCCTGAGCTGGTGAAGGGAAACCGTTATCTGCCGGTGGCGGATCAGGTTGCCCAACTCGGCCAGCCGGTGGACAAGGCGATCCGCGATACCGCCGAATTCCTCAAGCAGCAGGGCAAGATCCCGCAGGTCGACAGCGACTACAGCGCTTACGTGACCGACCGCTTTGTGAAACAGGTGCAGGCTGCGCCGCAGTCGTAA